A region from the Paenarthrobacter aurescens genome encodes:
- a CDS encoding purine-cytosine permease family protein translates to MSHPHLTDAVSYPEPLAHPEKRGIELIESSERHGRARDLFPVWAAPNVSVLNFTVGATLILLGMELWQAFLVIIAGNLPWILTGIVATSGPAAGTSGSVITRAIYGIRGNRVVVAFFGWFISAVFLALNWLASSFMGAELLAQIGFTDPVLVPVLVTIIVAAITVLVAVFGHSLILRSYPVVASVLLAIFLLVTAFVLPHVQWGYTAPAPLEGLPLWSAMTIGFAIIASSPLSYSNSPDLARYLPKSTKPSHIIAATALGGALPAIFFTSVGALLATGIGSAAMDLGIESALLALLPAWLGPIFVVGIIINTIALNGMTTYTASMAFQSIGVPIRRIPSAVVVGAIGTALTIYLVMSTNLLDAVNLMLQLLVLISGPTMTIFATDVILRRNRYSGEDLFDEQPGSRFWYSGGWHVPGLLAIGLGAAVASLFLTSSVWTGPIAAAIGFLDLSVPVSMVVTAGVYIALTRLAAKRRPTAIPSIEGAPA, encoded by the coding sequence TTGTCCCACCCCCATTTGACCGATGCGGTCAGCTATCCCGAACCCCTTGCCCACCCCGAAAAACGCGGCATTGAACTCATCGAATCGTCCGAACGCCATGGCCGCGCCCGGGACCTCTTTCCGGTGTGGGCCGCCCCCAACGTCAGCGTCCTGAACTTCACGGTGGGCGCCACGCTCATCCTGCTGGGCATGGAGCTCTGGCAGGCTTTCCTGGTCATCATCGCGGGCAACCTCCCGTGGATCCTCACCGGGATCGTGGCCACCAGTGGCCCGGCGGCAGGCACCTCCGGCTCCGTCATCACAAGGGCCATTTACGGAATCCGCGGGAACAGAGTGGTGGTGGCCTTCTTTGGCTGGTTCATTTCCGCAGTTTTCCTGGCGCTCAACTGGCTCGCGTCCTCGTTCATGGGCGCCGAGCTCCTGGCGCAGATTGGCTTCACCGATCCCGTCCTCGTACCGGTGCTCGTCACCATTATTGTTGCCGCCATCACCGTGCTGGTGGCTGTGTTCGGCCACAGCCTGATCCTGCGCAGCTACCCCGTGGTTGCCTCGGTGTTGCTTGCCATCTTCCTGCTGGTGACGGCCTTCGTTCTGCCGCACGTGCAATGGGGCTACACGGCTCCTGCACCGTTGGAGGGTCTGCCGCTATGGTCTGCCATGACCATCGGATTCGCCATCATTGCTTCCTCGCCCCTGTCCTACTCAAATAGCCCGGACCTGGCGCGCTACCTCCCCAAATCCACCAAACCTTCGCACATCATCGCGGCCACAGCCCTCGGTGGCGCTTTGCCAGCCATCTTCTTCACCTCAGTGGGCGCATTGCTCGCAACAGGGATTGGCTCCGCAGCGATGGATCTTGGCATCGAATCGGCGCTCCTGGCCCTGCTCCCGGCCTGGCTCGGGCCCATCTTCGTAGTGGGCATCATCATCAACACCATCGCGCTCAACGGGATGACTACCTACACGGCGAGCATGGCGTTCCAGTCCATCGGCGTACCCATCCGCCGCATCCCCTCAGCGGTGGTAGTTGGAGCGATCGGCACAGCGCTGACCATCTATCTCGTCATGTCCACCAACCTGCTGGACGCCGTGAACCTCATGCTGCAGCTCTTGGTCCTCATCTCCGGACCCACCATGACCATCTTCGCCACGGACGTCATCCTTCGACGCAACCGTTACAGCGGCGAAGACCTCTTTGACGAGCAGCCCGGCAGCCGCTTCTGGTACTCCGGCGGCTGGCACGTCCCCGGTTTGCTCGCCATCGGCCTTGGCGCAGCCGTGGCCTCCCTTTTCCTCACCAGCTCAGTGTGGACCGGCCCTATCGCCGCGGCCATAGGCTTCCTGGACCTTTCGGTGCCGGTGTCCATGGTGGTGACAGCCGGCGTCTACATCGCCCTGACGCGCCTCGCCGCGAAGCGCCGCCCCACCGCAATCCCCTCCATTGAAGGAGCCCCCGCATGA
- a CDS encoding isochorismatase family protein, giving the protein MSTTRRALILVDVQQQYFSGPLEIQYPAHQESLPRITQAIDAATAAGLPIAVIQHSEGEGAPVFAPGTAGYELHPEVEGRRTGSWKAVVKQHGSVYAGTDVAAWLREHDVGTVTLVGYMTNNCILASAAEAEFLGFTTEVLSDATGAINLSNHAGSADAKTVHTTLMALLNSNWAAVASTQAWAGAVQAGQPLEKSDLGSSAVAGAAVHAAR; this is encoded by the coding sequence ATGAGCACCACCCGCCGCGCCCTGATCCTCGTTGATGTCCAGCAGCAGTACTTCAGCGGACCCCTGGAGATCCAGTACCCGGCCCACCAAGAGTCGCTTCCCAGGATCACCCAGGCGATCGATGCAGCTACTGCTGCAGGCCTTCCCATCGCAGTGATCCAGCACAGTGAAGGTGAAGGCGCCCCCGTCTTCGCGCCCGGGACCGCCGGGTATGAGCTGCATCCTGAGGTGGAAGGCCGCAGGACCGGTTCCTGGAAGGCGGTGGTCAAGCAGCACGGTTCGGTGTACGCCGGCACCGACGTTGCCGCTTGGCTGCGGGAGCACGACGTCGGCACCGTCACCTTGGTGGGTTACATGACCAACAACTGCATTCTCGCCTCAGCCGCCGAAGCAGAATTTCTCGGCTTCACCACCGAAGTCCTCTCGGATGCCACCGGCGCCATCAACCTCAGCAACCATGCCGGAAGCGCTGATGCGAAGACTGTTCACACCACCTTGATGGCACTGCTGAACTCCAACTGGGCTGCCGTTGCATCCACCCAAGCATGGGCCGGGGCCGTCCAAGCGGGCCAGCCTCTGGAGAAGAGCGATCTGGGCAGCTCCGCCGTAGCGGGAGCGGCCGTGCACGCAGCGCGCTGA
- a CDS encoding serine/threonine-protein kinase, whose protein sequence is MNGPWLRVSLKDVTFVGNNYEAVDPQLHTSSETAGTGTAGTHTAGTETGTTEILDGRYQLESLLGRGAMSAVYQGTDLLLGRSVAIKIFLPGSGDESFRARQENEMRLLAAFDHPGLVAAFDAGVDTRNNEERAYLVMELAQGRDLRAILADGPLTVPETARIGIRLAGALSQVHEHGVIHRDIKPANILVSDDDGLGQSVKLADFGVALVMNDNRLTATGFTVGTAQYLSPEQAQGLGLTPASDIYSLGLVLLECLTGKAEYPGTPIETASARLHRAPQVPLELPGPLRELLEAMTDMDPAKRPTAHEVEQALADDGIQSGRRTALLPSVSPVPSTHSVASMHSAPSIHSAPSRPAGRAATRKQATVTGLVAFSKRRPKTVRGVAAAAVTIPLALLILTQGLAPSGKTVDPTQPADTGVSQADPQPVAPVIPSDATTPGGGSTEAGNADTGNATTGNADAGNTGVQPAEVINLQEPAQDTAPAPAQAPAPAVVPGPDLAKEMSNGKSEKKPEKAKGPGEGK, encoded by the coding sequence ATGAATGGTCCGTGGCTCCGGGTAAGCCTGAAGGACGTGACATTCGTGGGCAACAACTACGAGGCCGTGGACCCCCAACTCCATACCTCCAGCGAGACCGCCGGAACTGGCACCGCAGGAACACACACCGCAGGAACAGAAACAGGGACAACAGAAATACTGGACGGCCGCTACCAGCTGGAATCCCTGCTGGGCAGAGGAGCCATGTCCGCGGTCTACCAAGGGACCGACCTCCTGCTGGGCCGATCCGTGGCCATCAAGATCTTCCTCCCCGGATCAGGGGATGAATCGTTCCGTGCCCGCCAGGAAAACGAAATGCGCCTCCTGGCAGCCTTTGATCACCCCGGGTTGGTGGCAGCATTCGACGCCGGCGTAGACACGCGGAACAACGAAGAACGCGCGTACTTGGTGATGGAACTGGCCCAAGGCCGGGATTTGCGCGCCATATTGGCCGATGGCCCTCTCACCGTTCCTGAGACCGCGAGGATCGGGATCCGGCTCGCCGGGGCACTGTCCCAGGTCCATGAACACGGCGTGATCCACCGCGACATCAAACCGGCCAACATCCTGGTATCCGACGACGACGGACTGGGACAGTCCGTGAAGCTCGCGGACTTTGGCGTGGCCTTGGTCATGAACGACAACCGACTCACCGCCACCGGCTTCACTGTGGGGACCGCCCAGTACCTCAGCCCGGAACAAGCCCAAGGCCTGGGCCTGACTCCCGCGAGCGACATCTATTCGCTGGGCCTGGTGCTCCTCGAATGCCTCACGGGCAAGGCTGAGTACCCGGGCACGCCCATCGAAACGGCATCAGCCCGCCTTCACCGCGCGCCGCAGGTTCCCTTGGAACTGCCCGGTCCGCTGCGGGAACTCCTTGAAGCCATGACGGATATGGATCCCGCCAAGCGTCCAACCGCCCACGAGGTGGAGCAGGCGCTCGCCGACGACGGCATACAGTCCGGGCGAAGGACCGCCCTGCTGCCTTCCGTGTCTCCGGTGCCTTCTACGCATTCTGTGGCTTCCATGCATTCAGCACCTTCCATACATTCAGCGCCTTCGCGGCCGGCGGGGAGGGCAGCCACCCGGAAACAGGCAACAGTGACCGGCCTGGTGGCCTTCAGCAAACGGCGGCCCAAGACCGTTCGGGGCGTTGCAGCAGCAGCGGTGACCATTCCGCTCGCTCTCCTGATCCTTACCCAGGGTCTGGCCCCTTCAGGCAAGACAGTGGACCCCACCCAGCCTGCGGACACCGGCGTTTCGCAAGCAGACCCGCAACCAGTTGCGCCCGTGATACCGAGTGACGCCACCACTCCTGGTGGTGGCTCCACCGAAGCCGGGAACGCTGATACCGGGAATGCAACTACAGGGAATGCTGACGCTGGAAATACCGGCGTCCAGCCCGCCGAGGTCATCAATCTGCAGGAGCCCGCCCAGGACACGGCGCCGGCACCAGCACAAGCGCCGGCCCCGGCTGTGGTTCCGGGCCCGGACCTTGCCAAGGAAATGAGCAACGGCAAGAGTGAGAAAAAGCCTGAAAAAGCCAAGGGGCCTGGCGAGGGCAAGTAG
- a CDS encoding GAF domain-containing sensor histidine kinase, translating to MTDVQGQLSFTDDISRDLELLEYGLDPAADSTLLPNAAVMSALQNLVRLATELCGAPFGVVNIISAEYQHQIGAWGVDPGVCSREDSMCAKVFLSRERTVVPDASRDPRFADNPFVTGEIGNVRFYASVPLQTESGFVPGTLCVFSDKTKELRPEQVSMLEVLAKQVVELLELQHRTVQLDRTYAELRESNAKLAGFAGRVSHDLRIPLTTILGYVELVEDDPDVEPNSTAARYLDRIGSSGRRMLGMLEDVLSYSRVGGAVQPTYVSLREVTEEVARDLGIENHRIVEVEDLSLHADRGQLRTLLQNLLSNAMNYRSPERDLRVRISGVSNYQGATVFVADNGKGIRPQDRAKALEPLVRLRREGDGPGSGLGLATCNSIAKAHGGDLTLTETPGGGTTVAISFPAGL from the coding sequence ATGACGGACGTTCAGGGACAGCTGTCCTTCACAGATGACATCAGCCGGGACCTGGAATTGCTGGAATACGGTCTGGACCCCGCCGCGGATTCCACCCTGCTTCCCAATGCCGCCGTCATGAGTGCCCTGCAGAACCTTGTGCGGCTCGCCACGGAGCTTTGCGGCGCTCCTTTTGGCGTGGTCAACATCATCAGCGCGGAGTACCAGCACCAGATCGGCGCTTGGGGTGTGGACCCCGGTGTCTGCTCGCGTGAAGATTCCATGTGTGCCAAGGTTTTCCTCTCCCGCGAGAGGACCGTGGTCCCTGATGCGTCCCGGGATCCACGCTTCGCGGACAACCCTTTTGTTACCGGTGAAATCGGCAACGTCCGCTTCTATGCCTCGGTCCCGTTGCAGACCGAATCCGGGTTTGTCCCCGGAACCTTGTGCGTCTTCTCGGACAAGACCAAAGAGCTGCGTCCCGAGCAGGTGAGCATGCTGGAGGTGCTGGCTAAGCAGGTGGTGGAGTTGTTGGAACTTCAGCACCGCACCGTCCAGCTGGACAGGACCTATGCCGAATTGCGGGAGAGCAACGCCAAGCTCGCAGGCTTTGCCGGCAGGGTCAGCCATGATCTCCGCATTCCGCTCACCACCATCCTGGGCTATGTGGAACTGGTGGAAGACGATCCCGACGTTGAACCGAACAGCACAGCGGCACGTTATTTGGACCGCATCGGCTCCAGCGGGCGCCGGATGCTGGGCATGCTGGAGGACGTTCTGAGCTATTCCAGGGTGGGCGGAGCAGTCCAACCCACCTATGTGTCGCTGCGCGAGGTCACCGAGGAAGTAGCCCGCGATTTGGGCATTGAAAACCACCGGATTGTTGAAGTGGAAGACCTGAGTTTGCATGCCGACCGCGGGCAGCTCCGCACACTGCTGCAGAACCTGCTCTCCAACGCCATGAACTACCGCAGCCCTGAGCGCGATCTCCGCGTCCGGATCAGCGGTGTTTCCAACTATCAGGGCGCAACGGTGTTCGTTGCGGATAACGGTAAGGGCATCAGGCCGCAGGACCGCGCCAAAGCCCTGGAACCACTGGTGCGCCTGCGGCGGGAAGGCGACGGTCCTGGTTCCGGACTTGGCTTGGCCACCTGCAACAGCATCGCCAAGGCTCACGGTGGCGACCTCACCCTGACGGAAACCCCCGGCGGCGGAACCACGGTGGCCATCAGCTTCCCCGCCGGTCTCTAA
- a CDS encoding MFS transporter, translated as MTEQEPASAASTDSIDLSLRTPAESSRTFYGILVNTALANITTSYLWFALTFWVYLETRNVIATGVIGGAYMLLIALSSISFGTFVDRYRKLAVMRFAAAFTMLMFVLSGVMFLLTPEEALLDLTQPWFWIFTMIILIGAVVENMRNIALSTTVTILIEPDRRANANGLVGMVQGLMFIVTSVLSGLSVGMLGMGWTVVVALVLTALAFAHLLTLRLPEEVKAAASDAQGGFDLRGSWAAVMAISGLFALILFSTFNNFIGGVYMALMDPYGLEMFSVEMWGIVFAIGATGFILGGALIGKFGLGSNPLRTMLIAVVLMGFIGAMFTFREWAWLYIVGIWLYMALVPVVEAAEQTVIQSVVPLPRQGRVFGFAMAFESAAAPITSFLIAPIAQFWIIPYARSAEGSASLEPLLGEGISRGIALVFLAAGIIMIVVALIAFLTPVYRRVSASYAQKAAEERESESADSPSSH; from the coding sequence ATGACCGAGCAGGAACCGGCCTCAGCCGCGTCTACTGACAGCATCGATCTCTCCCTGCGGACTCCCGCGGAAAGTTCCAGGACCTTCTACGGGATCCTGGTCAACACCGCCTTGGCGAACATCACCACCAGCTACCTGTGGTTCGCCCTGACGTTCTGGGTGTATTTGGAGACACGCAACGTCATAGCCACCGGGGTGATCGGCGGTGCGTACATGCTGTTGATCGCACTCTCCAGCATCAGCTTTGGAACCTTTGTGGACCGCTACCGGAAACTTGCCGTGATGCGGTTCGCTGCAGCGTTCACCATGCTGATGTTCGTCCTGTCCGGCGTCATGTTCCTGCTGACACCGGAGGAAGCACTCCTTGACCTGACCCAGCCGTGGTTCTGGATCTTCACCATGATCATCCTGATCGGCGCCGTGGTGGAAAACATGCGCAACATTGCCCTGTCCACCACCGTCACCATCCTGATCGAACCTGATCGGCGGGCCAACGCCAACGGGTTGGTGGGCATGGTCCAAGGGCTCATGTTCATTGTTACCTCGGTCCTCTCCGGGTTGTCGGTGGGGATGCTGGGCATGGGGTGGACCGTTGTTGTGGCCCTGGTTCTGACAGCCCTCGCTTTCGCACATTTACTGACGCTGCGTCTCCCGGAGGAAGTGAAGGCCGCTGCCTCCGATGCCCAGGGTGGTTTTGATCTGCGGGGATCATGGGCTGCAGTGATGGCAATATCCGGGCTGTTTGCGCTGATTCTTTTCTCCACGTTCAACAACTTCATCGGCGGCGTCTACATGGCGTTGATGGACCCTTACGGCCTGGAAATGTTCTCCGTGGAGATGTGGGGGATTGTCTTTGCCATTGGAGCTACCGGCTTCATCCTGGGCGGTGCTCTGATTGGAAAGTTCGGCTTGGGCTCCAACCCCTTGCGGACCATGCTCATTGCCGTGGTGCTCATGGGCTTCATTGGTGCGATGTTCACGTTCCGCGAGTGGGCCTGGCTCTACATCGTGGGAATCTGGCTTTACATGGCGCTGGTTCCCGTGGTGGAGGCCGCCGAGCAGACAGTCATCCAAAGCGTGGTGCCGCTGCCCCGGCAGGGCAGGGTGTTTGGCTTCGCCATGGCTTTCGAGTCCGCAGCAGCGCCCATCACTTCCTTCCTCATCGCACCGATCGCCCAGTTCTGGATCATCCCCTACGCCCGTTCCGCTGAGGGATCGGCCAGCCTGGAGCCGCTGCTTGGCGAGGGGATTTCCCGTGGCATCGCCTTGGTGTTCCTTGCTGCCGGCATCATCATGATCGTGGTGGCGTTGATCGCTTTCCTCACGCCCGTCTACCGCCGCGTCTCTGCCTCCTATGCGCAGAAAGCGGCGGAAGAACGGGAGAGCGAAAGCGCGGACTCGCCGTCTTCCCACTGA
- a CDS encoding serine hydrolase domain-containing protein, producing MTTTGAHPPRYRGAAGQPTLDSWQEGPHNRWTFAHLGEMLPTASVPRHFPSAPAAATERLGSLAVPGLRQRLEESYTDAFLVLHRNTVVAEYYRPGFAPDDLHLVMSISKSMCGLVVGALVDSEEIVTSHRVVHYVPELAGSVYDGPTVQHVLDMALHLNYSEDYLDPSSEVQTHDRSAGWRTRRDGDPQDTYEFLTTLTGNGTVTHNGSGGTFQYCSANTDVLAWIIERVTGLRYSEALSKYLWSKLDADRDATITVDSSGFGFANGGVSCTARDLARVGRLMLDDGVGPAGRVVSEGWVRSILAGGDREAMADASFTGIHPHGSYTRQWWCTGNERGNVTGIGIYGQYLWIDPATDTVIVKLSTWPEPDSGHLHELQNQLLLDVSRSLDQPLASQEIPTEETAQESKETAA from the coding sequence ATGACCACCACCGGAGCCCATCCCCCGCGTTACCGCGGCGCCGCCGGCCAGCCAACCCTGGATTCGTGGCAGGAAGGACCGCACAACCGTTGGACCTTCGCCCACCTTGGTGAAATGCTGCCGACGGCGTCAGTCCCCCGCCACTTTCCGTCCGCCCCGGCAGCGGCTACTGAGCGGCTGGGCTCCCTGGCCGTTCCCGGCTTGAGGCAACGGCTGGAGGAGAGCTACACCGACGCATTCCTGGTCCTGCACCGCAACACCGTGGTCGCGGAGTACTACCGCCCTGGCTTCGCCCCCGATGACCTGCACCTGGTCATGAGCATTTCGAAGTCGATGTGCGGCCTGGTGGTCGGGGCGTTGGTGGATTCCGAAGAAATCGTCACGTCCCACCGCGTTGTCCACTACGTCCCCGAACTCGCCGGATCGGTCTACGACGGTCCCACCGTCCAACACGTCCTGGATATGGCTCTCCACCTCAACTACAGCGAGGACTACCTGGATCCGTCTTCCGAGGTGCAGACCCACGACCGCTCTGCCGGGTGGCGCACCCGCCGGGACGGCGACCCCCAGGACACCTACGAGTTCCTCACCACGCTCACAGGCAACGGGACAGTGACACATAATGGTTCGGGGGGCACGTTCCAGTACTGTTCCGCGAACACGGACGTCCTGGCATGGATCATCGAGCGCGTAACTGGACTCCGTTACTCAGAGGCTCTGTCCAAGTACCTGTGGTCCAAGCTCGACGCAGACCGGGACGCCACCATCACCGTGGATTCCAGCGGCTTCGGCTTCGCTAACGGCGGGGTCTCCTGCACTGCCCGCGACCTCGCGCGGGTGGGCCGGTTAATGCTCGACGACGGCGTAGGTCCGGCGGGCCGGGTGGTATCCGAGGGGTGGGTCCGCAGCATACTCGCTGGAGGAGACCGGGAAGCCATGGCCGACGCATCCTTCACCGGCATCCACCCCCACGGCTCCTACACCCGCCAGTGGTGGTGCACGGGAAACGAGCGAGGCAACGTGACAGGAATCGGCATCTACGGCCAGTACCTCTGGATCGATCCCGCCACGGATACGGTGATAGTCAAGCTCTCCACCTGGCCGGAACCGGATAGCGGCCACCTCCACGAGCTCCAGAACCAACTGCTCCTCGATGTCAGCCGCTCCTTGGATCAGCCCCTCGCATCACAAGAGATACCAACAGAAGAAACTGCCCAGGAAAGCAAGGAAACCGCAGCGTGA
- a CDS encoding GlxA family transcriptional regulator encodes MRIAVYAFDGITMFHLAVPQMVFDEVSRQGLAEWTTVLFSDRAGSVQTAEGYTLGQVQGPSTAEQADVVVVPSWFDDEREPGGALSHVLQEAHARGATIVGLCLGAIPVADAGLLKGRSAVTHWQAFDSLTVRHPEVSLDQTVLYIDHGDVLTSAGTASGLDACLHLVRARLGSEAANQVARSLVIAPHREGGQAQYIEHPLPPRAEDDLMARLLEWAMGRLGENLSIDRLAAQAHMSRRTFVRAFRASTGTTPSAWIRTRRLDAARRLLETTDLSMDQVAAECGFGSAVTLRQNFAGAFSTSPTDYRRRFTA; translated from the coding sequence GTGAGAATCGCGGTCTATGCCTTCGACGGCATCACCATGTTCCACTTGGCGGTGCCGCAGATGGTGTTCGACGAAGTGTCCCGCCAAGGATTGGCTGAGTGGACCACCGTCCTGTTCTCTGACCGGGCCGGCAGCGTCCAAACCGCTGAGGGGTACACCTTGGGACAGGTCCAAGGACCCTCGACGGCGGAACAGGCTGACGTCGTGGTGGTGCCCTCGTGGTTCGACGACGAACGCGAGCCCGGCGGGGCCCTCAGCCACGTCCTTCAAGAGGCCCATGCCAGGGGCGCAACCATAGTGGGGCTGTGCCTGGGGGCCATCCCTGTTGCGGACGCCGGCCTGCTCAAGGGGCGTTCTGCCGTGACGCATTGGCAGGCTTTTGACTCCCTCACCGTCCGTCATCCCGAGGTTTCCCTGGACCAGACCGTGCTGTACATCGATCACGGAGATGTCCTGACCTCCGCCGGTACGGCGTCCGGACTCGATGCCTGCCTCCATCTGGTGAGGGCCCGCCTGGGGTCGGAGGCAGCCAACCAAGTAGCAAGAAGCCTCGTCATCGCTCCACACCGTGAAGGCGGCCAAGCCCAGTACATTGAGCATCCTCTGCCGCCGCGGGCCGAAGATGACCTCATGGCCCGGCTGCTCGAATGGGCCATGGGTCGGTTGGGCGAAAACCTCAGCATCGACCGGCTCGCGGCCCAGGCCCACATGAGCCGGAGAACCTTTGTGCGTGCCTTCCGCGCCTCAACAGGGACCACGCCGTCGGCCTGGATACGCACCCGCCGCCTGGATGCTGCGCGCAGGCTGCTGGAAACCACCGATTTGTCCATGGACCAAGTGGCGGCCGAATGCGGCTTCGGCAGCGCCGTGACCCTGCGGCAGAACTTTGCCGGCGCCTTTTCCACCTCGCCCACGGACTACAGGCGCCGCTTTACGGCCTGA
- a CDS encoding polysaccharide deacetylase family protein yields the protein MQRLAPVRSPFTIPLVVIVLFLSACVPFQGQPGQPGQPGQRIQPGQPGFSAPIAVIGPAPSRIDPRGSALQGSIIEMTTRTAGPAPTVATWQYISGAEAFNNRLDDRLLGIFDARAGGRHQAAALPATPGALVADGVSITHELVLAAGSVVGSRFVQTTMNDGVRTGLVQEVTYEDLTTGAVTSSAALINPAMTGSLRAMLGNAISPVSATSTPAPAATLSPSPAATLSTTPAATLSTTPAATLSTTPAPAPGSFDDAALLTAVVITPDGNLSVTIQQDPGTGSPLPRPLAVRLNAEATADVLSPGGQALRAAVIGAAVIGAAVISAAPFKAPQPSPDAEAHINCDLVACAALTYDDRPNAQTTRLLAILAKHKVLATFFQQGGYVRASPSVAKAVATAGHTIGNHTMSHPNLSKLPPAGIAAEVQGATNVIEAATGTAPAYVRPPYGATNSSVAASVGLPQILWDVDSLDWQSRNKAVFIPRIMNLVKPGSIILLHDVHASTVDGQAELITRLKGKGFHLVTLPQLFKGIELKPGASYKCRGTAPGCVAGR from the coding sequence ATGCAGCGGCTTGCCCCAGTCCGCTCACCGTTCACGATCCCACTCGTCGTCATCGTGCTCTTCCTGTCCGCCTGCGTCCCCTTTCAGGGTCAGCCGGGGCAGCCGGGCCAGCCGGGCCAGCGAATCCAGCCGGGCCAGCCGGGTTTCAGCGCACCCATCGCGGTGATCGGTCCAGCGCCGTCCAGGATTGATCCGCGGGGGTCTGCCCTCCAGGGATCCATTATTGAGATGACCACGCGCACAGCCGGCCCAGCACCCACCGTTGCCACATGGCAATACATCAGTGGCGCGGAGGCATTCAACAACAGGCTCGATGACCGGTTGCTCGGTATTTTTGATGCCAGGGCCGGTGGGCGGCACCAAGCGGCGGCGCTCCCGGCCACCCCCGGCGCGCTGGTTGCCGACGGCGTTTCCATCACCCACGAACTGGTCCTGGCCGCCGGAAGCGTTGTTGGTTCCAGGTTTGTGCAAACCACCATGAACGACGGCGTCCGGACCGGCCTCGTCCAGGAGGTCACCTACGAGGACCTCACCACAGGCGCCGTCACCTCCAGCGCCGCCCTCATCAACCCCGCCATGACCGGCAGCTTGCGGGCCATGCTTGGCAACGCCATCAGCCCGGTTTCAGCCACGTCGACTCCAGCCCCGGCCGCAACCTTGTCTCCATCCCCGGCTGCAACCCTGTCTACAACCCCGGCTGCAACCCTGTCTACAACCCCGGCTGCAACCCTGTCTACAACCCCGGCCCCCGCCCCGGGTTCCTTTGACGACGCCGCGTTGCTCACCGCCGTCGTGATTACCCCCGACGGTAATCTCAGCGTCACTATCCAACAGGACCCCGGAACGGGCTCGCCTCTGCCCCGCCCGCTGGCCGTGAGGCTGAACGCCGAAGCCACAGCCGATGTCCTTTCACCGGGAGGCCAGGCTCTCCGTGCTGCAGTGATCGGTGCTGCAGTGATCGGTGCTGCAGTGATCAGTGCCGCACCGTTCAAAGCTCCCCAGCCCTCGCCCGATGCCGAAGCGCATATCAACTGCGATCTCGTGGCCTGTGCGGCACTGACGTACGACGACCGGCCAAACGCCCAAACAACCCGCCTGTTGGCGATCCTGGCAAAGCACAAGGTTTTAGCCACGTTCTTCCAACAGGGCGGATACGTCAGGGCCAGCCCGTCCGTGGCTAAAGCCGTGGCAACAGCGGGCCACACCATCGGCAACCACACCATGAGTCACCCCAACCTCAGCAAATTGCCGCCAGCGGGCATCGCGGCCGAGGTCCAGGGGGCCACGAACGTCATTGAGGCAGCAACGGGAACAGCCCCGGCCTATGTCCGGCCACCATACGGAGCCACGAACAGCTCGGTGGCCGCTTCGGTGGGATTGCCCCAGATCCTCTGGGACGTTGACTCCCTGGACTGGCAGTCCAGGAACAAAGCCGTGTTCATCCCCCGGATCATGAACCTGGTCAAGCCCGGATCCATCATCCTCTTACACGACGTCCATGCCTCCACTGTGGACGGCCAGGCGGAACTCATTACCCGGCTCAAAGGCAAAGGTTTCCACCTGGTCACCCTGCCCCAGCTTTTCAAGGGAATCGAGTTGAAACCAGGCGCATCGTACAAGTGCCGCGGCACGGCGCCCGGGTGCGTTGCCGGACGCTGA
- a CDS encoding TetR/AcrR family transcriptional regulator has translation MVSSPTSQRVRKLPDERRAEILAEAASIALTEGLERITLRAVADRLGVRPGLISHYYPAAEDLVIAAFVRAVSEEREELFPDAGTPLERMAHLVSRSEGRESLELSRLWLNARHLCRFIPALTEALRGQEYLDRNRLTALIEDGVDSGDFSVEDPFAACIRIWVAIDGVGSYVNNSESFEYDAFKRFVTDVAEWSLGIPAGTLRAAVDRLRIHSDPSRPL, from the coding sequence ATGGTGTCAAGCCCCACATCGCAACGCGTCCGAAAATTACCTGACGAGCGCCGCGCCGAGATCCTTGCCGAAGCCGCTTCCATTGCCTTAACTGAGGGGCTGGAGCGGATCACCCTCCGCGCCGTCGCCGACCGCCTGGGTGTACGGCCTGGCCTGATCAGTCACTATTACCCCGCCGCCGAAGACCTGGTGATCGCCGCCTTTGTGCGCGCAGTTTCGGAGGAGCGGGAAGAGTTGTTTCCCGACGCCGGAACCCCACTCGAGCGCATGGCCCACCTGGTCTCGCGCAGCGAAGGTCGCGAATCCTTGGAGCTCAGCCGGCTATGGCTCAATGCGCGGCACCTTTGCCGCTTTATTCCGGCATTGACTGAGGCGCTGCGGGGTCAGGAATACCTGGATCGCAACCGACTGACCGCCCTCATTGAGGATGGCGTCGACTCCGGCGACTTCTCCGTGGAGGATCCCTTTGCGGCCTGTATTCGGATTTGGGTGGCCATCGACGGCGTTGGTTCCTACGTCAACAACTCCGAGTCGTTTGAATATGACGCCTTCAAACGCTTCGTCACGGACGTGGCCGAATGGTCGCTGGGCATTCCGGCAGGCACGCTTCGCGCGGCGGTGGACCGGCTTCGGATCCACTCCGACCCCAGTAGGCCCTTATAG